The nucleotide window ATAGTTGTCCAATTACGCATCCCCCATCCTTCAATAGTTTTTTCAAGCTGGTAACCATACTGTGGTTCCTCATAAATCAGGCCCAAAATGGATGCTTCCAAGTCCGATATTCTAACCATATTATATTCTATATATAGAATAACTATAAAAATATTTCTAAAAATAAAAAGATTTCAAAAGAACCAAAGAACATGAAAAATAAATACAAAAAAATATGGGGTTTAAAATCAGGACATACCAAATAAGTAAATAAAATAATAGTTTAAACTGTATGATTTTTTTTAACGTTTCTTTTCCATTTCATCAAGTTTATTCTCGATTTCATCCATTCTTTTCAGGACTTTATCCAGTTTTTCTTCATGACTTTCAAAACTTTCCCTAAGCCCTTCTGCAGTTTTTCCAAGCTTATTAGATGATTTTTTACTTTCTTTTCTGAATATTTCAATGAAAGAAAAAGCTAAAGTGGCTGTAACTAAACTTAAATATCCCATTCCAGTTAATATGAGAATTGTACCGATTATATGGCCAATTAAAGTGACTGGAACTATATCCCCATAACCTACCGTGGTCATGGACACAATTGCATACCAAATTGCAGATTCATAACTGGGAACCTCAGGGTTAACCCCGCTTTCGACTATAAAAAATAGATAGGACCCGAATATAATGACCAGCAACAGTAAAAATGTGGCGTAATCTAATTTAGTTTTTTGAGGATATTTGCGGACCTCTCCTGAGGTTATTTGAAGGACCTTAAAGAGCGCATAGATTCTTACTATTCCAATTAATCCAATGAATATCTTAAAATTCATTAAATGGAATATATTGAAACAGATAAAGAATAACGGAACGCTGGCAACTATATAAACCCAATTTTCT belongs to uncultured Methanobacterium sp. and includes:
- a CDS encoding ion channel, producing the protein MDRHYKVIFEALLSVSIIIELLFLVLVSIGFIAGIKTGSVYAFGNWDIIIGIFILIDFVLFRVIRGDNQNSWDFIRENWVYIVASVPLFFICFNIFHLMNFKIFIGLIGIVRIYALFKVLQITSGEVRKYPQKTKLDYATFLLLLVIIFGSYLFFIVESGVNPEVPSYESAIWYAIVSMTTVGYGDIVPVTLIGHIIGTILILTGMGYLSLVTATLAFSFIEIFRKESKKSSNKLGKTAEGLRESFESHEEKLDKVLKRMDEIENKLDEMEKKR